The following are encoded in a window of Anopheles stephensi strain Indian chromosome X, UCI_ANSTEP_V1.0, whole genome shotgun sequence genomic DNA:
- the LOC118515103 gene encoding uncharacterized protein LOC118515103 — MVEELNDLISNGLDMHGENVAVKLLAIVADKPARSFVKGVTSHTGYGSCLKCTIEGEYVGHKVTFVGLNAPKRTDQAFRNDAYPGHRKVYTPLLHILFFDIIEDICVADRMHLIDLGATKRLLLGWRDGTLDIKRWTEKQCEQISEAFQKVLNVGQSNLHK, encoded by the exons ATGGTTGAGGaattgaatgatttaataTCCAATGGTTTAGACATGCACGGTGAAAATGTAGCCGTTAAGCTTTTGGCCATAGTTGCTGACAAGCCGGCAAGGTCGTTTGtgaaag gtGTTACTAGCCACACCGGCTACGgaagctgtttaaaatgtactATTGAAGGAGAGTATGTGGGCCATAAAGTTACATTTGTCGGTTTAAATGCTCCAAAACGAACAGACCAAGCATTCAGAAATGACGCTTATCCCGGACACCGCAAAGTGTACACCCCTCTGTTGCACATTCTATTTTTCGACATTATTGAAGATATATGTGTAGCAGATCGGATGCATCTTATTGACTTAGGAGCAACAAAGCGGTTGCTTCTGGGATGGCGAGACGGTACATTGGACATAAAACGATGGACGGAAAAACAATGCGAACAGATTTCTGAGGCTTTTCAAAAAGTACTAAATGTTGGGCAGAGTAATTTGCACAAATAA